The window AGGTGAAACAAATCTTCTACGCGCGTTGACATTGCCTTTCCTCGAACGACAATACGAGTAAGAGGATCTTCTTTTCCCTTTATTGAAGATGTTAATGGGTAAACTGATATGCCTCCAGTTTTTCTTCCAATTAATTGATTAAGCTGCACGAAGTCCATGTCTTTTGTGCCCATCTCCAGTAAGGATTGGCTAGAATGAACATCCAATTAGTTGAAATACCACATAGTATATGAAAGCACAGAGAAAAGCAAAATATGTTCAGCCTTCATGGTAAATACAAACAATGTCTTGATTGGACTTCAGGGATCTCACCAGAACAAAGGCAACAGTTGTAGATGTTCTTTCTTCATAGAACCCATATCAAATACAACTTCGGAGTAGACTACATCATTGGTGAAGAGATCATGTTGCAAGACCTTGACACCGTTTATCTCCCCCACCTAAATACCGCATTCCAGAAATGAAGATTATACTATCTCGACTAATAAAACAATAAAGTAAAGAGATGGTAAAAACAGGCATCCTCAGGAAACAAAAAGGTATGCTACCTCCTAATAAAAAAAAAAGTCATACTTCCAACGTTGTCAAACCATCCTCTGTACTTTTTGAAAGGAACTTTCTATATGCTAATGCCTAGTTCTGCTTAACTCCAGATTCAATTCTAGGATATACAAATTGAGTATAATCATAGAAGATTTAGAGTCTTAGATTGATAATTTTTAACTTTGGCCTACAAATAGCAGAACAtgtagcctctgactaatttacagGACAGATTCTGTAACTTCAGATCTCTTGCTCGTCAGGCAATCAATCTCAGCCTGTCGGGTAAGGAGGCTATTTGCTAGTCTCCAGTTAGCTTTTGCtttttttttttgacagaaagactgtaagggaaccccctacagtataatcggtgcaacaaacccaaattgcaagtaccatgccttgaacctgagtgggtgggaaggcatcacccccttcccaccactaggctatgccttagtctgccagTTAGCTTTTGCTGTTGTGACAATATTGTTTATGAAAGTTACTAAGCTGAACAAAGGACCCTTTGTATCAACACGCAGTCAAATTTCCCTTTTACTGCGAGCAAGGTTTGGGAAAGGAGGGAGGAGGCTGACAGACCacatcacccacatatcaaatcagCCACTATTAGTAGTTACATATATTACAGTGCAATCAAGTTCTCACCAGTAATCTTAACTCTTACAAATGCTAGATTATATGAGGAAACATCACAGCACCCAAATCAGTAGCTAAAAAACAATGGACCGTGCTAAGTAATGCAAAGCCAGAAAGTTTTCACTGAACTTTGACCTATGTGAGCAGGCCTCTGGTTTCTTTCCCAATCAGGATCTGGAAACTAAGAACTGACACGGTCCGACGACATATTGAAGTAGAATTCATATTTGCAATATAGCTCAACTTGACTGAGAATTTTGAGCTAACCTAGCCTAATACTTTCAGCTGATGTAAAGATGTTGCAAGTCAAAGAATTACCTCTATTGGTACATGAATAGGCTTTTTAGGGATATCTTGTAGCGACAGGCTAGGAACAGCTTTGAGAGCTTCTGGAGGATCAGGAGTCTCTTGTTTGTCCTTCAGCTCCTTTGTAGCACGTGCCAACTCTGCAAGATCCTCCTGAGtcatgctagattttacttgttttAAAATTTCTTTCTCGGCAGCTTCATCACGTGAAGCTTTCTCTGGATCAGGCTGCACAACAAAGTATCAAATTTTAAGAGGTAACAAAAAACTCATTTCATATAGAACTCTTTAGGTGGAGGGTTTTCTATAtacctgcatttcaactgtaacacGATGCACATTGTTCAAAATATATTTTTCAATGAGCGGGGAGAATACTGCTTTGGATCCCTTCTCTGCAATGCGTGCTTTGAGTTGCTGCAACGGCTGTTCATATTTCAGAGGCTCGAAAGGGTCCATATCATATATCCATTTTCcctgcaattttttgtgaagttgaAGAAAATATTAATATGCCCAGACATACTTGTATGTTTCTTTTTTACATATCATGAATCTCGTACCATCGAACGAAGCATTAGTGACAGCCCTCGAGGAAATGATCCCGTGTTATTCTCCCTGAGAGAGAATTCGATCGTGTTCATAGATGCTTCCACTGCTTCTGGTGCAAATCCCTCCTCTGCCAAATTCTTCAAAATCTGCATAACCAGCTCTTCAACTTTCTCAATGTTATCCTCAGATACACCTTTCAAGCCTATACTGAATTGCGGTTGAAGAAGCTCATCCTCAACACCACCTCCCACAATAGCCTCTCCTAAACCACTTTCAAGAAGAATTCTCCTAAGTGGTGAAGCGGGAGTGCCCAGCAACAGGTGATCCAGGAAACCAAGTGCAAGCTCTGTTTCTACGTCCAGTGGCTCCTCTGACAAGAGCCAGTTAGTGCAAACCATATATTTCTTTTTCAAATCACCTTCCTGGCCAGCAGGATACTTCTCTGCAATCCTCACTGGCTCTTTGAAAAGTTTCTGAGGCATAACCTTTGATTCATTACGAGCAGGGCTGGCTTCAAACAGGTCAAGGTATTCTACAGAAGAGAGGCAAGATAAGGAAAAAAAACAATGgtgtcaaaaaaagaaaaagaaaatacagCCAAAGGCTCAAAAAACAACCCTGTCAATAAGCACGACTAACTACTATATGGACACATTACCACTTAGAATTCGTAGTCGCTCTTTTGTGTCATCATCACCGTAGAACCAGATCCTAGCATTGCTCGGATGGTAAAACTTACTGTGGAACTCCTGAACGTATGACATTAAAAGGTTGGGATTCAAAATTTGAAGAAAATAATTAACCAATGCTAGCTTATTGGTGCACTAATATAGAAAAATGGACTCGATGGTCCTAGAAGCATTCCTCTTTTACTTTCCAATAAAAAATCACTGAAACTAATAGTTTTCTAGAGGAGAAAATGACAAATTAAGTATCATTTCatgaaaatagaaaaatagaactgaggaaaCCTTGAATTCTTCGAAAGTAAGCTTTGGGATATCATTTGGGTCCCCACCACTATCCACACCATACGTGTTATCAGGAGAAAGTGCCTGTAGAAAGCTCAAATATGTTAGGTACTCTTGTAGCAACTGCATCTAAAATAATGAAAAGAGAAACTGGCAAAAAGAACTGGAATCTGATGAGAACAGCGCAAAGGGGTATTCACCACTGGGACTATTAGCACAAACTATTAAACAAGGAAGCATCAACTACAGAAGTATAGACTAGAGACAGTTGAAACTACAACTTGCTAATGTACAGGTGGAATTGCAACAGCAATCAGAAAAGCAGAATGAATGCAGGTGGAAATGCAACAGCCTGGACCCGCATGTCAGTTCTTAGATAAGCAGCTCCTCATAAAAAAGGTGTGCAGTTTGTCAAGCAGCAAAGCCTGAATTTAGTCCTAACTGGTAAAACTATACGGGGATTGACCAAAATCCGATCAACTATAGGATGAAACAATCATTGGAATAAATGTGTTGAAAAGATTCTGAACACATTAGAATAAACAGCAAGGTGATTCTAACGCAGTATCATTCCAAGGATGATAAAAGTAACACATAAGCAAACTCTCCTACTGAATAAAAGTCACAGACTAAAAAACAGAGTCGAACAAATCGCTAACCTGTTGAGACACACGGCCCATTATGTTATCAGGTTGAGAGTAGACTCCTTTCATCTCGTTGAAGACAACACCTACAGTCAAATGTTAAAGGATTGCATTCAGGTACTTTTTGAGGAATGAGCAGACCTAGCTCACATCCGAATGTATTTGCTTCATTAAAATAGCCTGAGTAATCAAACCTTTGTAGGATATCTCTTCTTCGGGGCTGTTAAGCTCATAATGCCAACCTTCCTGTTGAAATGTTTGGAAGTCCTCGACGCACTTAGGGAAAAACACAGCATCAAGGTATACATCAACCAAGTTATAGAAATCCTGCAAAGCAACAACAGAAATGATGATAACACTACAAAAGGTGGTGCCGAATAAATGACAGAAGCAAATAAGTGACTAATAGAATAGGTGTCACCTTGGTGTTTGTTGATGCAACTGGATAACACGTCCGATCCGGATAGGTGAACGCATTCAGGAAAGTATGAAGACTACCCTTTAAGAGCTCAACAAATGGCTCTTTCAAAGGGTACTTTCTTGATCCACAGAGAACACTATGCTCAAGAATGTGAGGTATGCCAGTCGAATTTTTCCTGGTAATAAAGGAAACTTATTCAGAAACCCCATAACGGCTTGCATGCAATGATATGCTGTTTACATCTTTCCTATATGTGAATAAGTTTCCCTGCTTTGCGtgcatgataatataacatcaatgACACCATGAGGCAAGGACTAGATGCACTTACGGAGGGGTACGGAATACAATGCCGAACACTTTATTCTCATCATTGTTTGCCACGGACATCACTTCTGCGCCTGTCTTCTTGTGCTTGTAGAGAACAGCAGCTGATTTGCACTCGTCTATGACTTGTTCAGATACCTTTTCGAAGCCAAGCTTTGCCGCGTACTCATGGACATCATCGGTGTCTGCTTACAGAATAATGAAAAAAGGTCATGCGCTGGCACATTCATTCTCGAGCTACAACTTTTATCATAGTCCCAACAGAGGTTACTTGAATAACAAGCAGTGTATCTCCAGCTATCCCAAACAAATTAACGAGCAGAGCAGCGTACAGATGCAGAGATCCGAGACTCAACGCAATGCAACCTAGACGCTACTAGAGATATGGAAACTGCAGGTAAAACAGTCCATAAGCAGATAGACGGGTTGGGGCAAAAGCTCACCACTGGGCACAGGGGAGGGCGAGGTGGAGACGGCGGGGACGGAGAGGCGCCTCGCGAGGCCGGGCGCGGTGAGCGGCCAGTACCGCCCCGCGGCGTGCAGGTGCAGCGGCGCGGCCGCGGCCAGGAGGCGCGACGAACCGCcccgcgacgaggaggaggaggaggaaggggacgcCGACGAGGAGGTCAACCGGCGACGCGGCGCGGAGGAGGAGGCGCCGGGCACGAGGGGCCTGGGCCTGCCGCAGcgctggaggaggcggcggccggaagTGCGGAGCAGCGCCACCCGCTCCATGGCGTAGGTGTCCAGCTTGCCGTCGGCTCTGGCTGG is drawn from Triticum dicoccoides isolate Atlit2015 ecotype Zavitan chromosome 6B, WEW_v2.0, whole genome shotgun sequence and contains these coding sequences:
- the LOC119320332 gene encoding presequence protease 1, chloroplastic/mitochondrial-like, whose product is MERVALLRTSGRRLLQRCGRPRPLVPGASSSAPRRRLTSSSASPSSSSSSSRGGSSRLLAAAAPLHLHAAGRYWPLTAPGLARRLSVPAVSTSPSPVPSDTDDVHEYAAKLGFEKVSEQVIDECKSAAVLYKHKKTGAEVMSVANNDENKVFGIVFRTPPKNSTGIPHILEHSVLCGSRKYPLKEPFVELLKGSLHTFLNAFTYPDRTCYPVASTNTKDFYNLVDVYLDAVFFPKCVEDFQTFQQEGWHYELNSPEEEISYKGVVFNEMKGVYSQPDNIMGRVSQQALSPDNTYGVDSGGDPNDIPKLTFEEFKEFHSKFYHPSNARIWFYGDDDTKERLRILSEYLDLFEASPARNESKVMPQKLFKEPVRIAEKYPAGQEGDLKKKYMVCTNWLLSEEPLDVETELALGFLDHLLLGTPASPLRRILLESGLGEAIVGGGVEDELLQPQFSIGLKGVSEDNIEKVEELVMQILKNLAEEGFAPEAVEASMNTIEFSLRENNTGSFPRGLSLMLRSMGKWIYDMDPFEPLKYEQPLQQLKARIAEKGSKAVFSPLIEKYILNNVHRVTVEMQPDPEKASRDEAAEKEILKQVKSSMTQEDLAELARATKELKDKQETPDPPEALKAVPSLSLQDIPKKPIHVPIEVGEINGVKVLQHDLFTNDVVYSEVVFDMGSMKKEHLQLLPLFCQSLLEMGTKDMDFVQLNQLIGRKTGGISVYPLTSSIKGKEDPLTRIVVRGKAMSTRVEDLFHLMNCLLQDVQFTEQQRFKQFVSQSKARMENRLRGSGHGIAAARMDAKLNAAGWISEQLGGVSYLEYLRDLETKIDQDWDRISASLEEMRKSLFSKEGCLINITSDSKNLEKSGQHIAKFLDALPSAPSLGSDPWLSRLPSVNEAIVIPTQVNYVGKAGNLYQSGYQLNGSAYVISKHISNTWLWDRVRVSGGAYGGFCDFDTHSGVFSYLSYRDPNLLKTLEVYDGTAKFLRELEVDDDALTKAIIGTIGDVDSYQLPDAKGYSSLMRYLLGITEEERQQRREEILATSVKDFKEFADAVETINDNGVVVAVASPDDVEAANKEKSLFPDIKKCL